A window of the Urocitellus parryii isolate mUroPar1 chromosome Y, mUroPar1.hap1, whole genome shotgun sequence genome harbors these coding sequences:
- the LOC144251130 gene encoding uncharacterized protein LOC144251130 produces the protein MGNARFKCKVCGKDFAYPSLFRRHQRTHTGEKPYECKWCGKAFSTSSYLQIHGRTHTGEKPYECKQCGKVFANVSGLYKHEKIHTGGKSYECRLYGKAFANCSDLQRHRRTHTGEKSYKCKQYGKVFASSSELQRHEKTHPGEKPYECKQCGKAFTKSTYLQIHGRIHTGEKPYECKQCGKAFSSFSGLHSHKKIHTGEKPYACKQCSKAFARSYSLRRHERTHTGEKPYECKQCSKAFTRSGELHSHEKTHTGEKPYECKQCGKAFVRSRFLQIHGRTHTGEKPYECKQCGKAFSRFSGLHSHKTIHTGVKPYACKRCGKAFGRSSGLYLHKRIHTGERPYACEQCGKAFATSSGYLPKLEKTHTGEKPYECDQCGKAFASSSDLQRHGRTHIGEKLYGCTILWNVHFLTLIFEPECT, from the exons ATGGGGAATGCACGTTTCAAAtgtaaggtatgtgggaaagactttgctTACCCCAGTTTATTTAGAAGACATCagagaacacatactggagagaagccctacgaATGTAAGTggtgtggaaaagccttttctacatccagttaccttcagattcatggaagaacacatactggagagaagccctatgaatgtaaacagtgtGGAAAAGTCTTTGCTAATGTTTCTGGCCtttacaaacatgaaaaaattcatactggaggCAAGTCCTATGAGTGTAGGCTTtatggcaaagcctttgctaatTGTAGTGACCTTCAAAGACAtagaagaacacatactggagagaagtccTATAAATGTAAGCAGTATGGAAAAGTTTTTGCAAGTTCCAGTGAacttcagagacatgaaaaaactcatcctggagagaagccctatgaatgtaagcagtgtggcaaagcctttacTAAATCCACTTatcttcagattcatggaagaattcatactggagagaagccctatgaatgtaagcaatgtggaaaagccttcagtAGTTTCTCTGGCCTTCACTCacataaaaaaattcatactggagagaagccttatgcatgtaagcagtgtaGCAAAGCCTTTGCTAGGTCTTATAGCCTTCGTAGACATGAAAGAAcacatactggggagaagccctatgaatgtaagcagtgtagCAAAGCCTTTACTAGATCCGGTGagcttcactcacatgaaaaaactcatactggagaaaagccctatgaatgtaagcagtgtgggaaagcctttgttAGATCCCGTttccttcagattcatggaagaacgcatactggagagaagccctatgagtgtaagcagtgtggaaaagccttcagtCGTTTCTCTGGCCTTCACTCACATAAAACCATTCATACCGGGGTGAAGCCTTATGCATGTAAACGGTGTGGCAAAGCCTTCGGTCGTTCCTCTGGCCTTTACTTACATaaaagaattcatactggagagaggccttatgcatgtgagcagtgtggcaaagcctttgctacatccagtgG TTACCTTCCCAAActtgaaaaaactcatactggagaaaagccctatgagTGTGATcaatgtggcaaagcctttgctagttCCAGTGACCTTCAAAGACATGGGAGAACACATATTGGAGAGAAGCTCTATGGtt